The Neobacillus sp. OS1-2 genome includes a window with the following:
- a CDS encoding PrsW family intramembrane metalloprotease — MECPQCVYANPDGVKFCINCGETFAKDTSQVDENSFFYEFAHYVDMVPKMERSIEPKFQNVFSRVFREHSELEAERLFIVGTALTTPKITEVTDTWPKPWLFARVFVIALLAFAGFYIGVDYFRNINFIPGLLMIGASAVPLTTLIFFWEMNAPQNIAFYRVIFVGFIGGILSMLVALVFFDILKNNINPITIGITEELAKAIMVISFVRYRKYRYILNGLLIGAAVGAGFAAFETAGYALRSLMSGDAQNLYTTILWRGLLAPGGHVAWAALTGAAFCRVQGDQPFRLNMLVKIKFLRVFLLVVVMHALWDTPINGMFPFGQIFLTLASWVAVFLLIRAGLKEIGEKKLLV, encoded by the coding sequence TTGGAATGCCCGCAATGTGTTTACGCAAATCCGGATGGAGTCAAGTTCTGCATAAATTGTGGTGAAACATTTGCGAAGGATACCTCGCAAGTGGACGAAAACAGCTTTTTTTATGAATTTGCTCATTATGTCGATATGGTTCCGAAAATGGAACGATCGATTGAACCAAAGTTTCAAAATGTCTTTTCCCGTGTTTTCCGAGAACACAGTGAACTGGAAGCAGAACGGCTTTTTATCGTGGGAACGGCACTTACGACACCTAAAATTACCGAAGTAACGGATACATGGCCAAAGCCATGGCTGTTTGCAAGGGTTTTCGTCATTGCACTGCTTGCATTCGCAGGATTTTATATAGGCGTCGACTATTTTAGAAATATCAACTTTATCCCGGGGCTTCTCATGATTGGGGCATCTGCGGTTCCGTTGACCACGTTAATCTTCTTCTGGGAGATGAACGCCCCGCAGAATATTGCCTTTTACCGCGTTATTTTTGTTGGGTTCATCGGCGGAATCCTCTCCATGCTAGTGGCGCTTGTATTTTTCGATATATTAAAAAATAATATCAATCCGATCACGATTGGCATTACCGAGGAGCTGGCCAAAGCGATAATGGTCATTAGTTTTGTCCGGTATCGAAAATACAGGTATATTTTGAATGGACTCCTCATTGGTGCCGCTGTTGGTGCCGGTTTTGCTGCATTTGAAACAGCGGGATACGCCCTCCGATCGCTTATGTCCGGGGATGCCCAAAATCTCTATACCACCATTCTATGGCGCGGGCTTTTAGCTCCCGGCGGGCATGTGGCCTGGGCGGCTCTGACAGGCGCGGCCTTTTGCCGGGTACAAGGGGATCAGCCCTTTAGGCTGAATATGTTAGTCAAAATAAAATTCTTACGCGTCTTCCTCTTAGTCGTGGTGATGCATGCACTATGGGATACACCGATTAACGGTATGTTTCCTTTTGGACAGATCTTTTTAACGTTGGCATCATGGGTAGCGGTGTTCCTGCTCATTCGGGCTGGTCTAAAGGAGATTGGGGAGAAAAAGTTGCTGGTCTAA
- a CDS encoding aldose epimerase: MYQVNVEMDSNYQIYVLKDTDTDSWVKVAPERGGIILSYGVAGDEFLYLNEETFINPDANVRGGIPILFPISGQLSNGTYVWEGETYSMKNHGFARNLPWEVVEIDTTNRAALTIRLASNEQTRVSYPFDFEVIFTYSLENGKLTIDQEYKNKGDRSMPISAGFHPYFKTSGKHLSYTTDATRYYDYNDGVEKEFTGSVDLTNLKESVLLLNSSQPNISFQPPGQKKPITLRYGSSFKYVVLWTEKDKEFICVEPWMAKNDEFNRGEELVIIQGGDSLKTVFSMESGGRMPL, from the coding sequence ATGTATCAAGTTAACGTCGAAATGGATTCTAATTATCAGATTTATGTGCTGAAGGATACGGATACCGATTCATGGGTGAAGGTGGCACCTGAACGGGGCGGGATCATCCTTTCTTATGGTGTTGCCGGGGATGAGTTCCTTTATTTAAATGAAGAAACGTTTATTAATCCGGATGCCAATGTCAGAGGGGGCATTCCTATTTTATTTCCTATCTCGGGTCAATTGTCGAATGGAACCTATGTGTGGGAAGGAGAAACCTATTCGATGAAAAACCACGGGTTTGCCCGTAATCTTCCCTGGGAAGTGGTGGAGATCGATACCACGAATCGAGCGGCGCTTACGATTCGGTTGGCTAGTAATGAACAAACAAGGGTTTCCTATCCGTTTGATTTTGAGGTTATTTTTACTTATTCGCTTGAAAATGGCAAGCTCACGATTGACCAAGAATATAAAAACAAGGGAGACCGGAGTATGCCAATCTCTGCTGGATTTCACCCATATTTTAAAACAAGCGGAAAGCATCTTTCCTATACCACCGATGCCACCCGCTACTATGATTATAACGATGGGGTAGAAAAGGAGTTTACGGGTAGCGTCGATTTAACAAACTTAAAAGAATCGGTGCTGTTGTTAAATTCGAGTCAGCCGAATATTTCCTTCCAGCCTCCAGGTCAGAAGAAACCGATCACTTTACGTTATGGTTCTTCCTTTAAATACGTGGTGTTATGGACGGAAAAGGATAAGGAATTTATTTGTGTTGAACCATGGATGGCAAAGAATGATGAGTTTAATCGCGGTGAAGAACTTGTCATTATTCAGGGCGGTGATAGCCTTAAAACGGTATTCAGTATGGAAAGTGGGGGACGGATGCCGCTCTAA
- a CDS encoding transketolase family protein — translation MMQAPSKTYELDKMEMRQVYATTILELAKENPNIIALEADLMSAITTNKIIKQIPKQLINCGIMEANMTGVAAGLSITGKIPYVHTFGQFATRRAFDQLFVSGAYAKTNIKILGSDAGVTAEHNGGTHMAFEDLGLARLIPNATVYEVSDAAMLRFLLRKIEKEHGIHYIRTIRKNAVKLYDENEIFDAGKGKVLRDGSDVTIIASGIMVAESLKAADLLHEQGVEAAVIDMYSIKPIDQELMVKYAKKTGAIVTAENHNVIGGLGSAVAEVLSEHCPTKMRRIGIKEQFGQVGKAEYLKKFYKLTAGDIAGAARELV, via the coding sequence ATGATGCAAGCACCATCCAAAACGTATGAACTAGACAAAATGGAAATGCGGCAAGTGTATGCCACTACCATTTTAGAATTGGCGAAGGAAAATCCAAATATCATTGCCTTGGAAGCAGATTTGATGAGTGCGATTACAACGAATAAAATCATCAAGCAAATTCCTAAGCAATTAATCAATTGTGGCATCATGGAAGCCAATATGACGGGGGTTGCAGCAGGATTATCGATCACAGGCAAAATCCCTTATGTGCATACGTTTGGCCAATTTGCCACGCGCCGTGCCTTTGATCAGCTCTTTGTGTCAGGGGCCTATGCGAAAACGAATATAAAAATTCTCGGATCTGATGCAGGCGTAACAGCTGAACATAACGGGGGCACACACATGGCTTTTGAAGATCTAGGGCTTGCCCGCTTGATCCCGAACGCTACTGTGTACGAAGTTAGCGATGCCGCCATGCTCCGATTCCTCCTTAGAAAAATAGAAAAAGAGCATGGAATTCATTACATCCGGACGATACGAAAGAATGCCGTTAAGCTGTACGACGAGAATGAGATCTTTGATGCTGGAAAAGGAAAGGTTCTCCGCGATGGCAGCGATGTGACGATCATTGCCAGTGGGATTATGGTGGCGGAATCCCTTAAGGCTGCTGATTTGCTTCACGAACAAGGTGTAGAGGCAGCCGTTATTGACATGTACTCCATCAAGCCGATTGATCAAGAGTTGATGGTGAAATACGCTAAAAAGACAGGTGCCATTGTCACGGCTGAGAACCATAATGTTATTGGCGGTTTAGGCAGCGCAGTGGCTGAGGTTCTAAGTGAACACTGCCCAACAAAAATGAGACGAATCGGCATAAAAGAACAATTCGGCCAAGTCGGCAAAGCCGAATACCTGAAAAAGTTTTACAAACTCACAGCCGGAGACATCGCCGGTGCGGCGCGGGAATTAGTATAG
- a CDS encoding transketolase has product MSMDLQKLETFRDKIRLMTLKELSHLGFGHYGGSLSIVEALAVLYGQVMKVDPKDPNWEDRDYFILSKGHGGPGLYAALAVKGFFPEEVLYTLNQNGTTLPSHPDRNLTPGVDMTTGSLGQGISAAVGVALSHKLSAKDNFTYCIVGDGELNEGQCWEAFQFAAHHKLNHLFVFIDDNKKQLDGRTKDIIDPLDFEEKFAAFGFYTLKVDGSSLQQIYEAIEKGKAQTAGPVAIILDTVKGQGVPYLEEKADNHHIRPNQADEAAILDAIETLENKLGRVVKS; this is encoded by the coding sequence ATGAGTATGGATCTTCAAAAACTAGAGACATTTCGCGATAAAATTCGGCTAATGACGTTAAAGGAGTTATCCCATCTTGGTTTTGGTCATTATGGCGGAAGCTTGTCGATCGTTGAAGCGTTGGCGGTGTTATATGGGCAAGTCATGAAGGTGGATCCAAAAGACCCAAACTGGGAGGATCGTGATTATTTTATTTTATCAAAGGGTCACGGAGGCCCAGGGCTTTATGCCGCCTTGGCGGTGAAAGGTTTTTTCCCGGAAGAAGTGCTTTATACCTTAAACCAAAATGGAACGACTCTCCCTTCCCATCCTGATCGAAATTTAACACCGGGTGTGGATATGACAACCGGTTCTTTAGGTCAAGGGATTTCAGCGGCTGTTGGCGTAGCCCTTTCTCATAAACTATCAGCTAAGGATAATTTTACGTATTGTATCGTGGGTGATGGTGAATTAAATGAGGGCCAGTGTTGGGAAGCCTTTCAATTTGCCGCCCATCACAAATTGAATCACCTCTTTGTGTTTATCGATGACAATAAGAAGCAGCTGGATGGCCGTACAAAGGATATCATTGATCCACTTGATTTTGAGGAAAAATTTGCCGCGTTTGGTTTTTATACATTGAAAGTAGACGGCAGTTCATTGCAACAAATCTATGAAGCTATCGAAAAAGGAAAAGCGCAAACGGCTGGGCCGGTTGCGATTATTCTTGATACCGTTAAAGGCCAAGGTGTTCCCTACCTGGAAGAAAAGGCAGACAATCATCATATCCGTCCCAATCAAGCCGATGAAGCCGCTATTTTAGATGCCATTGAGACATTGGAAAATAAACTTGGAAGGGTTGTGAAGTCATGA
- a CDS encoding PTS ascorbate transporter subunit IIC produces MGERFLKLVMDILSTPAVLVALISFVGLIIQKKALSDIIKGTVKTFLGFLVISAGAGIIVGSLDPFGKMFQEAFHVNGVVPNNEAIVAMALTKYGSTTAFIMFFGMLANILIARFTRLKYIFLTGHHTLYMACMLAVILMVSGLKGVPLVIVGSLALGLIMAVFPAICQPFMKKITGNDHVGFGHFSSLGYVLSGLVGKAVGKNSRSTEEINFPKGLGFLRDSSVTISLTMIILYVVIALFAGPSYIEKELSGGTHYLVFSLIQAVTFAAGVFVILAGVRLVLAEIVPAFKGISNKLVPNSKPALDCPIVFPYAPNAVLIGFFSSFAGGIVGMIILGLTGQVIILPGVVPHFFTGATAGVFGNATGGVRGATLGSFANGLLITFLPVFLMPVLGDLGFASTTFSDADFAASGIFLGNMAKSFGATGVTVTVVGLVLLAVVFGIFKKGKDGNNSQQIGA; encoded by the coding sequence ATGGGGGAAAGATTTCTTAAACTAGTCATGGATATTTTGAGTACGCCAGCTGTTTTGGTTGCGTTAATTTCCTTTGTTGGACTTATTATTCAGAAAAAGGCTTTAAGTGACATTATTAAAGGTACGGTCAAAACCTTTTTAGGCTTCCTCGTTATTAGTGCCGGGGCCGGGATTATTGTTGGTTCCCTTGATCCTTTCGGAAAGATGTTTCAAGAGGCGTTCCACGTAAATGGGGTGGTACCGAACAACGAAGCAATTGTGGCGATGGCCTTAACGAAATATGGCAGCACGACCGCCTTTATTATGTTCTTCGGTATGCTGGCCAATATCTTAATTGCACGCTTTACGAGACTTAAATATATCTTCTTAACCGGACATCATACCTTATATATGGCTTGTATGCTTGCTGTAATCTTAATGGTTTCAGGCTTAAAAGGTGTACCGCTTGTGATTGTTGGTTCCCTGGCCTTAGGTTTAATCATGGCCGTATTCCCGGCCATCTGTCAGCCGTTTATGAAAAAAATTACGGGTAATGACCACGTTGGATTTGGGCATTTTTCCAGCTTAGGTTATGTTCTTTCAGGTCTTGTTGGAAAGGCTGTCGGAAAAAATTCACGGTCAACTGAAGAAATCAATTTCCCTAAAGGGTTGGGCTTTTTACGTGATAGTTCTGTCACGATTTCGTTGACGATGATTATTCTTTATGTGGTTATTGCCCTCTTTGCAGGTCCATCTTATATCGAAAAAGAATTGAGCGGTGGCACACATTATCTTGTATTCTCGCTGATTCAGGCGGTTACGTTTGCAGCAGGGGTATTTGTGATCCTTGCCGGTGTTCGACTCGTCTTAGCTGAAATTGTTCCTGCGTTCAAAGGGATTTCAAATAAACTTGTGCCAAACTCTAAACCGGCGCTTGACTGTCCGATTGTCTTCCCATATGCACCAAATGCTGTTCTAATCGGTTTCTTCTCAAGCTTCGCGGGTGGAATTGTCGGGATGATTATCCTCGGTCTTACAGGTCAAGTCATTATTTTACCTGGTGTGGTTCCCCATTTCTTCACTGGAGCAACTGCTGGTGTATTCGGTAATGCGACAGGCGGTGTCCGCGGTGCAACCCTTGGCTCATTCGCAAACGGTTTGCTGATTACCTTCCTGCCAGTCTTCTTAATGCCTGTTCTTGGCGACTTAGGATTTGCTAGCACGACTTTCTCAGATGCAGACTTTGCTGCATCGGGCATCTTCCTTGGAAATATGGCTAAATCGTTTGGAGCAACTGGCGTTACGGTTACCGTTGTGGGCTTGGTCTTACTTGCAGTGGTATTCGGTATTTTCAAAAAAGGCAAAGACGGGAATAACTCACAACAAATCGGCGCTTAA
- a CDS encoding PTS sugar transporter subunit IIB, translating into MKILAVCGSGLGSSFMLEMNVQQILGELGVSGIEVEHSDLSSATPDAADLFIAAKDIAEGMGHLGEVIVIESIIDMDGLRSKLKEVLAQKGLL; encoded by the coding sequence ATGAAAATTTTAGCCGTATGTGGATCAGGTTTAGGAAGCAGCTTTATGTTAGAGATGAATGTTCAACAAATCTTAGGGGAATTAGGGGTTAGTGGGATTGAAGTCGAACATTCAGACCTCAGTTCAGCAACGCCTGATGCAGCGGATCTCTTTATTGCCGCCAAGGACATTGCCGAAGGAATGGGTCATTTAGGAGAGGTGATTGTCATCGAAAGCATTATTGATATGGATGGCCTGCGCTCTAAATTAAAAGAGGTTCTTGCTCAAAAAGGATTGCTTTAA
- a CDS encoding BglG family transcription antiterminator: MMIDKRPAFLLNYLLKMKNTTMNQVMEHTQLTKRQIYYDLEKINHWLKERDLPAIPFRGIHYIEVPKEVGAYFREQQDHSQDHEVILTEEERLNLIILYLFIREEPISSVHLTQLLQVSKNTVISDVKKANEMNRPFLVEIRYSRQNGYHLKGTEFDKRVIVMHCLSQVLSVPYFEKLIDYLVKNRTGHIPFEDIHHTLLQMETQFELHFVEERIKQFAYFLLFYHYRLKERKFVPFHADEMKLVKMDPMWRVSQTLSELLRFEVVDTELCYLTIQLLGLSLGNRFVQDMNRDLLFKICEQLVFDFESKACIVFEKKDEVIHSLYQHLKPAYFRMKYRIPIDNPLLEQIKHEHKELYTIVKEMLQPFGTLLSITIPEEEIGFITMHFGAMLKRPKQEMPKKKRAIVVCPSGISSSLMVKHQLESLFSEITVERNLSLQEFQKQNLDHYDLLFSTVALDTTLPCFYVKPIMTPNEKNSLVNEVYQHLFGIQYQDISVKELIQTIGKFANVYDEKGLKTALSQLTFQKKVEHQRGNQPVLNDLLTAETVQIVEQVSDWEEAVKVAAKPLLETGIIESSYIEAMIGNIKTLGPYVVIGPEVAIPHARPEMGVHHVGMSFLKLNQPVNFLEDEKYPVRLLFCIAAIDNTTHLKALSQLTKLLSEKNNIDLLKETESTDQIFALFKQYSAVV; this comes from the coding sequence ATGATGATTGATAAACGTCCCGCCTTTTTGCTGAATTACCTTTTAAAAATGAAGAATACCACCATGAATCAGGTGATGGAACACACCCAATTAACGAAAAGGCAAATTTACTATGATTTAGAGAAAATCAACCATTGGTTAAAGGAAAGAGATCTTCCCGCCATTCCCTTTCGTGGAATCCACTATATCGAGGTACCGAAAGAGGTGGGGGCCTATTTTAGGGAGCAGCAAGATCACAGCCAGGATCATGAGGTTATTTTAACAGAAGAGGAAAGATTGAATCTCATCATTCTTTATCTATTTATACGGGAAGAGCCCATTTCATCAGTCCATTTAACACAGTTATTACAGGTGAGTAAGAACACGGTTATATCTGATGTAAAAAAGGCGAATGAAATGAACCGGCCATTCCTAGTAGAAATCCGCTATTCCCGGCAGAATGGCTACCATTTAAAAGGAACGGAGTTTGATAAGAGGGTAATCGTCATGCACTGTTTATCCCAAGTGTTATCTGTTCCCTATTTTGAAAAACTAATCGATTATTTAGTAAAGAATAGGACGGGCCACATTCCGTTCGAGGATATTCATCATACGCTTTTGCAAATGGAGACACAGTTCGAGTTGCATTTTGTCGAAGAACGGATTAAGCAATTCGCCTATTTTCTCCTTTTCTACCACTATCGGTTAAAGGAGAGAAAATTTGTCCCGTTCCATGCTGATGAAATGAAATTAGTAAAAATGGATCCGATGTGGAGGGTATCACAAACCTTATCGGAGCTGCTTCGTTTTGAAGTAGTAGATACGGAGCTCTGTTATTTAACCATCCAATTACTTGGCTTGTCCTTAGGAAACCGTTTTGTGCAAGACATGAACCGGGACCTACTTTTTAAAATATGTGAACAGCTTGTGTTTGATTTTGAATCTAAAGCCTGTATTGTTTTTGAGAAAAAAGACGAAGTCATTCATTCGTTGTATCAGCATTTAAAACCGGCTTATTTTCGAATGAAATATCGAATACCCATTGACAATCCGCTTCTTGAGCAAATTAAACATGAGCATAAGGAACTTTATACGATTGTAAAAGAAATGCTCCAGCCATTTGGCACCTTGTTAAGTATCACGATTCCTGAAGAGGAAATAGGTTTTATCACCATGCATTTTGGGGCCATGTTAAAAAGGCCGAAGCAAGAAATGCCGAAAAAGAAACGAGCCATTGTCGTTTGTCCGAGCGGGATCAGTTCTTCTCTCATGGTTAAACACCAGCTGGAATCGCTTTTCTCAGAAATAACTGTTGAAAGAAATCTGTCCTTACAGGAATTCCAAAAACAGAATCTTGACCACTATGATCTTCTTTTTTCGACCGTTGCGCTTGACACGACCCTTCCATGCTTCTATGTGAAGCCGATCATGACGCCGAATGAAAAGAACAGTTTGGTCAATGAGGTATATCAGCATTTATTTGGGATTCAATACCAGGATATTTCGGTAAAAGAGCTCATCCAAACCATTGGGAAATTTGCCAATGTATATGATGAGAAAGGGTTAAAGACAGCTTTAAGTCAATTAACCTTTCAAAAGAAAGTGGAGCATCAAAGGGGGAATCAGCCAGTGTTAAATGATTTATTAACAGCGGAAACTGTTCAGATTGTGGAACAGGTATCGGATTGGGAGGAGGCTGTAAAAGTAGCGGCGAAACCGCTGCTAGAGACAGGGATCATTGAGTCTTCTTACATTGAGGCCATGATTGGCAATATTAAAACGTTGGGTCCCTATGTGGTCATTGGTCCAGAAGTGGCCATCCCGCATGCACGGCCGGAAATGGGTGTTCATCATGTGGGCATGAGTTTTTTAAAGCTCAACCAGCCCGTCAATTTTTTAGAGGATGAAAAGTATCCTGTCCGCTTGCTGTTTTGCATTGCCGCCATTGACAATACCACACATCTCAAGGCGCTTTCACAATTAACCAAACTTCTTAGTGAGAAAAACAACATTGACTTACTGAAGGAAACGGAATCAACAGATCAAATCTTTGCCTTATTTAAACAATATTCTGCAGTTGTGTAA
- a CDS encoding histidinol-phosphatase HisJ family protein: protein MYLMDYHHHTNHSFDSTAIMEEVCRRALENHINEICFTEHFSVNPLAPTYGHMNFAKYFSEIRDCQEQFHGRLTIKAGIELCEPHLLMDQYAQTLRTLHLDFILGSVHNINNQKLRLVGKEHHQHAYQLYFEELFKMVSVADIDVIAHFDLMKRYSYKEFGNYLFEDYQEIIEQILKKSIERNIGIEINTSGLRTSLKETLPSMNIIRRYRELGGEILTIGSDSHKAETVGANLVEAYRMAKECGFHTIYKFDRRKAIPVEL from the coding sequence ATGTACTTAATGGATTATCATCATCACACCAACCATTCATTTGATTCTACTGCCATAATGGAAGAAGTTTGTAGGAGAGCATTAGAAAATCATATAAATGAGATCTGTTTTACTGAGCATTTCTCCGTTAACCCGCTTGCACCCACCTATGGTCATATGAATTTCGCAAAGTATTTTAGCGAAATTCGCGATTGTCAGGAGCAATTTCACGGCCGATTAACCATTAAGGCTGGGATCGAACTGTGCGAGCCTCACCTGTTAATGGATCAATATGCGCAAACGCTTAGAACTCTGCATCTAGATTTCATTTTAGGCTCCGTCCATAATATCAACAACCAAAAGCTCCGACTTGTTGGGAAAGAACATCACCAACATGCCTATCAGCTCTATTTTGAGGAACTGTTTAAAATGGTATCAGTTGCAGATATTGATGTGATCGCGCATTTTGATTTAATGAAACGCTATAGCTATAAAGAATTTGGAAACTATCTATTTGAGGACTATCAGGAGATTATCGAGCAAATTTTAAAAAAGTCGATTGAACGGAATATTGGCATTGAAATCAATACTTCTGGTCTTAGGACAAGTTTGAAGGAAACCCTGCCATCCATGAATATTATCCGACGATACAGAGAATTAGGTGGAGAAATCTTAACCATCGGCTCAGACTCGCACAAAGCTGAAACAGTCGGTGCTAACCTAGTAGAAGCCTATCGCATGGCGAAGGAATGCGGTTTTCATACTATTTACAAGTTTGATAGAAGGAAAGCCATACCCGTAGAGCTTTAA
- a CDS encoding BMP family ABC transporter substrate-binding protein, producing MKKRKVGAALALVLAAGTLLGACGKSNDSNGGDNEKGFSVAMVTDVGGVDDKSFNQSSWEGLQKFGKENGLKEGKGGYEYLASKSDADYTTNLNALVRQKFDLVYAIGFLMPAAVEEIAKQQKDNKFAIVDAEVKQPNVASILFKEQEAGFLAGVAAALTTKSNQIGFIGGMEVPVIERFNVGFLAGVKAAKPEVKVDVQYAGAFDKAEVGQAIASKMYSSGTDVIFHAAGATGVGLFKEANDRKKKDPSKDFWAIGVDRDQADMGADIVLTSALKRVDVAVNDLATKTKDGHFPGGKVALYGLAEDGVGLAPINDKVANKAEIEASVKEWIEKIKSGDLQVPETQDELKTFSVK from the coding sequence TTGAAAAAGCGTAAAGTTGGAGCGGCACTAGCACTAGTTCTTGCTGCAGGTACATTATTAGGTGCTTGTGGAAAAAGTAATGATAGCAATGGCGGAGACAATGAAAAAGGTTTCTCCGTAGCAATGGTTACCGACGTTGGTGGTGTCGATGACAAATCGTTTAACCAATCTTCTTGGGAAGGTCTTCAAAAATTCGGAAAAGAAAATGGACTTAAGGAAGGTAAAGGCGGTTATGAATACCTTGCCTCTAAATCAGATGCTGATTATACAACCAACCTAAATGCTCTCGTTCGTCAAAAGTTTGACTTAGTATACGCGATTGGTTTCTTAATGCCGGCAGCGGTTGAGGAAATTGCCAAACAACAAAAGGATAATAAGTTTGCCATCGTAGATGCAGAAGTAAAGCAGCCAAACGTAGCAAGCATTCTATTCAAAGAACAAGAAGCAGGATTCCTTGCAGGAGTGGCAGCTGCCCTTACCACAAAATCGAATCAAATCGGATTTATTGGCGGGATGGAAGTTCCGGTAATCGAACGATTTAATGTTGGCTTTTTAGCTGGCGTGAAAGCGGCAAAACCAGAAGTGAAAGTCGATGTTCAATATGCCGGTGCGTTTGACAAGGCGGAGGTTGGACAAGCCATCGCATCTAAAATGTATTCCTCAGGTACGGACGTCATCTTCCACGCTGCAGGCGCTACGGGTGTCGGTCTGTTCAAGGAAGCCAATGACCGCAAGAAAAAAGACCCAAGCAAAGATTTTTGGGCAATTGGGGTAGACCGTGACCAAGCAGATATGGGCGCAGACATTGTCCTTACATCCGCCTTAAAACGCGTGGATGTAGCGGTTAATGACCTTGCAACGAAAACAAAGGATGGTCATTTCCCTGGTGGCAAGGTTGCGCTTTACGGCTTAGCAGAAGATGGAGTTGGCCTAGCACCAATTAACGACAAAGTAGCAAACAAAGCTGAAATTGAAGCTTCTGTAAAAGAATGGATAGAAAAGATTAAATCAGGCGATTTACAAGTTCCAGAAACACAAGATGAATTAAAAACATTTAGTGTAAAATAA
- a CDS encoding carbohydrate kinase gives MDKEAQILHYIKMNPFISQQELSNKVGLSRPAVANYIASLMKRGEIKGRGYILREESAIVCIGGANTDRKARTNQKVRLYSSNPVKITEACGGVARNVAESLSRLGLTTSLMACVGDDKEGNWILKETKSQGVDVSQVWVLPTEQTGTFTTLLDITGESVVSMADMNIYEKLTTSMFEEKWSHISASTAVFLDTNIPEECIRYVIKRCSDVHIPIYIEPVSPVKARKLPARLDGVELLILNREEAETLTDMKIDAVKDCHTACGKLGQRGVQKVMITLADQGVYYFSTEESGHLLPFKRDVVDVTGAGEAFASCAIYGMMNGESLVRACQLGLAGAVLTLQTEESISSFLKPEKIDEIISEYS, from the coding sequence ATGGATAAAGAGGCTCAAATTTTACATTACATAAAAATGAATCCTTTCATTTCACAGCAGGAGTTATCAAATAAGGTTGGTTTGTCACGGCCTGCTGTTGCTAATTATATTGCCAGTCTGATGAAACGCGGTGAGATCAAAGGACGTGGCTATATTCTTCGCGAGGAATCGGCAATTGTTTGTATTGGGGGAGCCAATACAGACCGGAAAGCGCGGACCAATCAAAAGGTGCGACTGTATTCATCTAACCCCGTAAAAATCACGGAGGCGTGTGGCGGTGTAGCACGCAACGTGGCTGAAAGTTTAAGTCGGCTTGGGCTGACTACCTCACTGATGGCCTGTGTCGGAGATGACAAAGAAGGGAACTGGATCCTGAAGGAAACGAAAAGTCAGGGAGTGGATGTTAGTCAGGTATGGGTGCTGCCAACCGAACAAACAGGGACGTTTACTACCCTTTTGGATATTACAGGTGAAAGCGTGGTCTCCATGGCTGATATGAATATCTATGAGAAACTAACCACTTCCATGTTTGAGGAAAAATGGTCCCATATCAGTGCCTCGACTGCCGTGTTTTTGGATACAAATATCCCTGAGGAATGTATCCGTTACGTCATTAAACGCTGCAGCGATGTACATATCCCTATTTATATTGAACCTGTCTCTCCAGTTAAGGCACGAAAACTTCCTGCTCGTCTTGACGGTGTCGAACTTCTGATTTTAAATCGTGAAGAGGCGGAGACCCTTACGGATATGAAAATTGATGCAGTCAAGGATTGTCACACAGCCTGTGGAAAACTAGGTCAGCGTGGCGTTCAAAAGGTGATGATCACACTTGCTGATCAGGGGGTTTATTACTTTTCTACTGAGGAATCTGGGCATTTGCTTCCTTTCAAAAGGGATGTTGTCGATGTCACTGGAGCGGGGGAGGCATTTGCGTCATGTGCCATTTACGGCATGATGAATGGGGAATCGCTCGTTCGTGCTTGCCAATTAGGCCTAGCTGGTGCGGTTCTTACCCTTCAAACGGAAGAATCTATCTCGTCCTTTCTCAAGCCTGAAAAAATTGATGAAATCATAAGTGAGTATTCATGA